The proteins below are encoded in one region of Synergistaceae bacterium:
- a CDS encoding ABC transporter substrate-binding protein, with amino-acid sequence MKKVCIVMFALLLFGAFPGGAAAGEKVLMFGVDAEPIGFDPHTISAVASCRTIYQLYNSLVGLDEKLNVVPELAKSWEQPDDVTYVFHLRDDVKFHSGRKMTAADVKYSFERILDSKTGALANSPSYAGNIASVEAVDDYTVRFKLKQITAPFLVNVSHAYCSIVDREAVEKNGDLLRADGGTGPFTLGEWTPDNRVVLHKFADYFVKGEPRTDRIEYYVMKDSAARLAALRTGRVSIINADTSMLPVVKGDTNIYTVSYQSFNYSALCLKTTLAPFRDPRVRQAISLALARQDIIDIAYNGEAEISGFVPASMGHWAVDVKSHPLYRQDLKKAKELLTAAGFEKGFDVTITVGLLDSLRDIGAVVQQQLAPLNIRASVVNKENAEYVDQWRAHNFEIMVCQNVAGFDPSRGVEFFFKTGAAANIAEYSNARVDELCTLAAGTTDQAKRETYYKEAIGIILDESPNVVIASPREYFLAGTGVENFAPSAVNPYRLSAVEISQ; translated from the coding sequence ATGAAAAAGGTCTGTATTGTGATGTTCGCGCTGCTGCTGTTCGGCGCTTTTCCCGGAGGGGCGGCGGCAGGCGAGAAGGTGCTGATGTTCGGCGTCGACGCCGAACCCATCGGTTTCGATCCTCACACCATATCGGCGGTGGCATCCTGCCGGACGATCTATCAGCTTTACAACTCGCTGGTGGGTCTGGACGAAAAACTGAACGTGGTTCCCGAACTGGCAAAAAGCTGGGAACAGCCTGACGACGTGACCTACGTCTTCCATCTTCGCGACGACGTCAAATTTCACAGCGGCAGAAAAATGACCGCCGCCGACGTAAAATACAGCTTCGAACGCATCCTCGACTCCAAAACGGGGGCTTTGGCCAACAGCCCCAGCTACGCCGGAAACATCGCCTCGGTGGAGGCGGTGGACGACTACACCGTGCGATTCAAACTGAAGCAGATCACCGCCCCCTTCCTGGTCAACGTCTCCCACGCCTACTGCTCCATCGTGGACAGGGAGGCCGTGGAAAAGAACGGCGACCTGCTGAGGGCGGACGGCGGCACCGGCCCCTTCACTCTGGGCGAGTGGACCCCCGACAACAGGGTGGTTCTCCATAAGTTCGCCGACTACTTCGTCAAAGGAGAGCCCCGAACGGACCGGATCGAGTACTACGTCATGAAGGACAGCGCCGCGCGGCTGGCGGCCCTGCGCACCGGACGCGTTTCCATCATCAACGCCGACACATCCATGCTTCCGGTCGTCAAAGGGGACACGAACATCTACACCGTCTCCTATCAGTCCTTCAACTATTCCGCCCTGTGCCTCAAAACGACCCTGGCCCCGTTCCGGGACCCCCGGGTCCGTCAGGCCATTTCTCTGGCTCTCGCCCGTCAGGACATCATCGACATCGCCTATAACGGCGAGGCGGAAATCTCCGGCTTCGTCCCCGCCTCTATGGGACACTGGGCTGTGGATGTGAAATCTCATCCCCTGTACCGGCAGGACCTGAAAAAGGCCAAAGAACTGCTGACCGCGGCGGGCTTCGAAAAGGGCTTCGACGTGACGATCACCGTCGGCCTGCTGGACAGCCTGAGGGACATCGGCGCCGTGGTTCAGCAGCAGCTGGCCCCCCTGAACATCCGGGCCAGCGTCGTCAACAAAGAAAACGCCGAGTACGTGGACCAGTGGCGCGCCCACAACTTCGAGATCATGGTATGCCAGAACGTGGCCGGCTTCGACCCCAGCCGGGGGGTGGAATTTTTCTTCAAGACCGGCGCCGCCGCAAACATTGCGGAGTACTCCAACGCCAGAGTGGACGAGCTCTGCACTCTGGCCGCGGGAACCACCGACCAGGCCAAACGTGAAACGTACTACAAAGAGGCCATCGGCATCATTCTGGACGAGTCCCCCAACGTGGTCATCGCCAGCCCCAGGGAGTATTTCCTGGCCGGAACCGGAGTGGAAAACTTCGCTCCCAGCGCCGTCAATCCCTACCGGCTGAGCGCAGTGGAAATCAGTCAGTAA
- a CDS encoding peptide-methionine (S)-S-oxide reductase, with protein MGSISATPRIDQMTPRRLEIAVFGTGSFLRTEAQFGIVRGIWKTAVGYAGVKSAGLPDRSGQNSIETVRVEYDPIAISYGQLLEMFLVWEADVAARAEAASSPPENSLCIFIRNEFEKRMAQAAVERYRLRDEKLPHVHIAAYKTFHMAPNLCQKHFLRTLHWLMKDLQSFYSDEAGFVHSTLTMRLNGIVGQVLPFTRFPEDVEFYDLQDDTVCHLKEYLVS; from the coding sequence TTGGGATCGATATCAGCAACTCCCCGCATCGACCAAATGACCCCCCGGCGTCTGGAGATCGCCGTTTTTGGCACGGGGTCCTTTCTGAGAACCGAAGCCCAATTCGGTATCGTCAGAGGTATATGGAAGACCGCCGTGGGGTACGCGGGAGTAAAAAGCGCGGGCCTGCCCGACAGAAGCGGGCAGAACTCCATTGAAACCGTCCGGGTGGAATATGATCCCATAGCGATCAGTTACGGGCAGCTGCTCGAAATGTTTCTGGTGTGGGAGGCCGATGTCGCGGCAAGAGCTGAGGCGGCGTCCTCTCCCCCGGAAAATTCTCTCTGTATTTTCATCCGGAACGAATTTGAAAAACGCATGGCCCAGGCTGCCGTGGAGCGATACCGCCTGCGGGACGAAAAGCTGCCTCACGTCCATATCGCGGCTTACAAGACCTTTCACATGGCGCCGAATCTCTGTCAAAAGCATTTTCTGAGAACCCTTCACTGGCTGATGAAGGATTTGCAGAGCTTTTACAGCGACGAAGCGGGATTTGTGCATTCCACGCTGACCATGCGCCTGAACGGCATCGTGGGCCAGGTTCTGCCCTTCACCCGTTTTCCGGAAGACGTCGAATTTTACGATTTGCAGGACGATACGGTCTGCCATCTGAAAGAGTACCTCGTTTCCTGA
- a CDS encoding S9 family peptidase yields the protein MQNEILSILALTFGVLAAAGKGTASAAIQAESVPQLIPVEDFFRNSSVVGFSLSPDGTKLASLKPWKNRMNVFVRDVEGKSEERRLTSATERDIGGFFWKGNDRIAYVQDRGGDENFHVFLVDVSGGEPRELTPFDGVKTYVLDDLEEDPHHMLISMNKNNPEVFDVYRCDMDTGELTQVAENPGNITGWMTDHEGRLRGACETDGVNQSLLYRATEDEPFKKLMTTSFKDDFAPLMFSYDNRLLYVASNLNRDRTAIYTFDPEANKTLDLVYEHPEVDVGRLLSSKKRKVITGAVYVTDRSHYHFFDEERRALQETLEAKFPGYEVAVTNMDDEERRVVLATFSDRSRGTYYLYDRQTEKLEKLAEVAPWLKEDQMASMLPIRYTSRDGLTINGYLTLPRGMEVPGEEALRHGEIPFEAALNLPVVVIPHGGPSARDTWGYDSEAQFLANRGAAVLQVNFRGSVGYGKGFWEAGFKQWGRGMQNDVTDGVEWLIARGIADRNRVAIYGGSYGGYAALAGAAFTPDLYACAVSYVGPSNIFTLLASIPPYWEPLRDMEYEMIGDPEKDKELLEQVSPVFHADQIRIPLFVAQGANDPRVKKAESDQIVEAVKKAGKDVVYMVKENEGHGFHNEENRIDFYRTMEDFFRRHLKTR from the coding sequence ATGCAAAACGAAATTTTATCGATTCTCGCTCTGACTTTTGGCGTCCTTGCGGCGGCCGGAAAAGGGACGGCGTCCGCCGCCATTCAGGCGGAGTCCGTGCCGCAGCTGATTCCGGTGGAGGATTTTTTCCGCAATTCCAGCGTCGTGGGTTTTTCTCTTTCCCCGGACGGAACCAAACTGGCCAGCCTGAAGCCCTGGAAAAACCGGATGAACGTCTTCGTCCGGGATGTGGAGGGAAAATCCGAGGAGCGTCGTCTGACGTCGGCCACCGAACGCGACATAGGGGGATTTTTCTGGAAGGGCAACGACCGCATCGCCTACGTGCAGGATCGGGGCGGCGATGAGAATTTTCACGTTTTTCTGGTGGATGTCAGCGGCGGAGAGCCCAGGGAACTGACCCCCTTCGACGGAGTCAAGACCTACGTGCTGGACGATCTGGAGGAAGATCCCCATCATATGCTGATTTCCATGAACAAAAACAACCCGGAGGTTTTCGACGTCTACCGCTGCGACATGGACACCGGCGAACTGACGCAGGTCGCTGAAAACCCCGGCAACATCACGGGCTGGATGACCGACCACGAGGGCCGCCTCAGAGGGGCCTGCGAAACGGACGGCGTCAACCAGAGCCTGCTCTACCGGGCCACCGAGGACGAACCCTTCAAAAAACTTATGACCACCAGCTTCAAAGACGATTTCGCCCCTCTCATGTTCAGCTACGACAACAGACTGCTGTACGTGGCCTCGAACCTGAACCGCGACAGGACGGCCATCTATACCTTCGACCCGGAGGCCAACAAAACGCTGGACCTGGTTTACGAACATCCGGAGGTGGACGTGGGGCGGCTGCTGTCCTCCAAAAAACGCAAGGTCATCACCGGCGCCGTCTACGTCACCGACCGGTCCCACTACCATTTCTTCGACGAGGAGCGCCGCGCCCTGCAGGAGACCCTTGAGGCGAAGTTCCCCGGCTACGAGGTGGCCGTCACGAACATGGACGACGAGGAGCGGCGGGTCGTTCTGGCCACCTTCAGCGACCGGTCCCGCGGGACGTACTACCTCTACGACCGTCAGACGGAGAAACTGGAAAAACTGGCGGAGGTGGCCCCCTGGCTGAAGGAAGATCAGATGGCCTCCATGCTCCCCATTCGCTACACCTCCAGGGACGGGCTCACCATCAACGGCTATCTCACCCTGCCCCGGGGGATGGAAGTGCCCGGCGAAGAGGCCCTCAGGCACGGCGAAATCCCCTTTGAAGCGGCCCTCAACCTGCCCGTGGTGGTGATTCCCCATGGAGGTCCCTCGGCCCGGGACACCTGGGGCTACGACTCGGAGGCGCAGTTTCTGGCCAACCGGGGAGCGGCCGTGCTGCAGGTGAACTTTCGGGGTTCCGTGGGCTACGGCAAGGGCTTCTGGGAGGCCGGATTCAAACAATGGGGAAGAGGAATGCAGAACGACGTGACCGACGGCGTGGAGTGGCTCATCGCCCGGGGCATCGCCGACAGAAACCGCGTCGCCATCTACGGCGGCAGTTACGGAGGCTACGCGGCTCTGGCCGGAGCCGCCTTCACCCCGGACCTCTACGCCTGCGCCGTGAGCTACGTGGGGCCCTCCAACATTTTTACGCTGCTGGCCAGCATTCCCCCCTACTGGGAGCCCCTGCGGGACATGGAGTACGAGATGATCGGCGACCCCGAGAAGGACAAAGAACTTCTGGAGCAGGTTTCCCCCGTTTTTCACGCGGATCAGATCCGGATTCCCCTTTTCGTCGCCCAGGGAGCCAACGACCCGCGGGTCAAAAAGGCGGAGTCCGATCAGATCGTGGAGGCCGTCAAAAAAGCGGGGAAGGACGTCGTCTACATGGTCAAAGAGAATGAAGGGCACGGGTTCCACAACGAGGAAAACCGCATCGATTTTTACCGAACCATGGAGGATTTTTTCCGACGTCACCTGAAAACCCGTTAA
- a CDS encoding amidohydrolase produces the protein MDLVLSMDVKARARELNDYVVALRRELHAHPEVDHDLPFTESVILRELEKMNLDEVRAGQGRGHGVLATLKGGRAWPGKNLALRADMDALPIREETGLPFASADGAMHACGHDAHVAMLLGAAKLLSEAREELSGTVRFIFQPAEETEDGAASMIRSGALENPAVDEIVGLHTGNVWSGLTPGQIGWKTGPMMAATVMFRVLFRGKGGHGATPHLTVDPIVMAAEAIAQLQILVSREVSPFEPAVVTVGQIQGGTVCNVIADCCEFSGMIRSFSPELHGRLKKRVRDVTEGVAASMRGKAEVSFSEGLAAVVNDEGCVHRMRDIAAETLGTEGVRELALPSSGAEDFSCYLAKVPGAFFFHCAAFAPRDGAEEERNWPHHNARFDVNESVLWTGVAAMTAYALRRREYMGSAD, from the coding sequence ATGGATCTGGTGTTGAGTATGGACGTTAAAGCCCGGGCGCGGGAGCTGAACGATTACGTGGTCGCGCTGAGGAGAGAGCTGCATGCGCATCCGGAGGTGGACCACGATCTGCCGTTCACGGAGAGTGTGATTCTTCGGGAACTGGAAAAAATGAACCTCGACGAAGTTCGGGCCGGACAGGGACGGGGACACGGGGTCCTCGCCACGCTGAAGGGCGGTCGGGCCTGGCCGGGGAAAAACCTGGCTCTGCGGGCCGACATGGACGCGCTGCCCATACGGGAGGAAACGGGGCTTCCTTTTGCCTCCGCCGACGGGGCCATGCACGCCTGCGGGCACGATGCCCACGTGGCAATGCTGCTGGGGGCCGCGAAACTGCTGTCGGAGGCCCGTGAAGAACTGTCCGGGACGGTCCGGTTCATCTTCCAGCCCGCGGAGGAAACGGAGGACGGAGCGGCCTCGATGATTCGAAGCGGCGCTCTGGAGAACCCCGCGGTGGACGAAATCGTCGGGCTGCACACGGGCAACGTCTGGAGCGGCCTGACGCCGGGACAGATCGGCTGGAAGACGGGTCCGATGATGGCCGCCACCGTCATGTTTCGGGTTCTGTTCAGGGGCAAAGGCGGGCACGGCGCCACGCCTCATCTCACCGTGGACCCCATCGTCATGGCCGCCGAGGCCATTGCCCAGCTTCAGATTCTGGTCAGCCGCGAGGTCAGCCCTTTCGAGCCCGCCGTGGTCACCGTCGGGCAGATCCAGGGGGGGACGGTCTGCAACGTCATCGCGGACTGCTGCGAGTTCAGCGGAATGATTCGCTCTTTCAGTCCGGAGCTTCACGGGCGGCTGAAAAAACGCGTCCGGGATGTTACCGAGGGGGTGGCCGCGTCCATGCGGGGGAAGGCGGAGGTTTCCTTCAGCGAAGGGCTGGCCGCGGTGGTCAACGACGAGGGTTGCGTCCACAGAATGCGGGACATCGCCGCGGAAACTCTGGGGACGGAGGGAGTGCGGGAGCTGGCGCTTCCGTCGTCGGGGGCCGAGGATTTTTCGTGTTATCTGGCGAAGGTTCCGGGCGCTTTCTTTTTCCACTGCGCCGCCTTCGCTCCCCGGGACGGGGCGGAAGAGGAGCGGAACTGGCCCCATCACAACGCGAGGTTCGACGTCAACGAGTCCGTGCTCTGGACGGGAGTGGCCGCCATGACGGCCTACGCCCTGCGCCGGCGGGAGTATATGGGAAGTGCTGATTAG
- a CDS encoding DUF4139 domain-containing protein, giving the protein MVRRFASVLCFFVWGLAFSAAGSASASENPQFSVVSVDFYPNGAKFTFRAEADGRFAFTLPGAFDQDSVRCLTPESLTSLRVDDAWAKDPLPGELLTLKQKVSEKTRVVKNLEGRKAAFSQTVHLLGMPFPTIGPGKDGVVKIEGGELIDYISEAGELRLEAEAALTEADLKLEPAREELEDAREEYEALRQKWEARRFGDSSVLKISGTTAEPAALLFEAYTSDAGWNVRYEMNLNSATGDIEARMSATARQSTGIDVEGEFEFHSRPRDAAVTAPEVRSLLVDLRPKEEVNRYSDALMAPTAAADVMKSSGLSRSLSGPEVLSTLTDVTVRGRGRVEGDSNPTRVALGAFGLKSAPLLVVIPERHREAWVVASLDALPPAFLPGSAELAVDGAATGRARLSDSIGGRMKIPFGMTPRLTSKRERYAQKTGSTWTGTGVLDDGYTLEITSALDSEREISVYDRLPLPASDKIVLEVKKIDPEPSERDRENRLLWKMKIAPGETRRVTVEYTLRYPKEEKLDYMESGNSSMF; this is encoded by the coding sequence ATGGTGCGACGTTTTGCGTCTGTTCTCTGCTTTTTTGTCTGGGGGCTGGCGTTTTCGGCTGCCGGCTCGGCTTCGGCTTCAGAAAATCCTCAGTTCTCCGTGGTGTCCGTGGATTTTTATCCCAACGGAGCGAAGTTCACTTTTCGGGCGGAGGCCGACGGACGCTTCGCCTTCACGCTGCCGGGGGCCTTCGATCAGGACAGCGTGCGCTGCCTGACGCCGGAAAGCCTGACTTCCCTTCGGGTGGATGACGCCTGGGCGAAGGACCCCCTGCCCGGCGAACTGCTGACCCTCAAGCAGAAGGTGAGCGAAAAAACGCGCGTCGTGAAAAATCTGGAGGGACGCAAAGCGGCGTTCTCCCAGACCGTGCATCTGCTGGGAATGCCCTTCCCAACGATCGGACCGGGGAAGGACGGCGTCGTCAAAATCGAGGGCGGCGAGCTGATCGACTACATCTCGGAAGCCGGCGAGCTTCGTCTGGAGGCCGAAGCGGCGCTGACGGAGGCGGATCTGAAGCTGGAGCCCGCCCGGGAAGAGCTGGAGGACGCCCGGGAGGAGTACGAGGCCCTGCGTCAAAAATGGGAGGCGCGGCGCTTCGGCGATTCTTCGGTGCTGAAAATCAGCGGGACGACGGCGGAACCGGCCGCGTTGCTGTTCGAGGCCTATACCTCCGACGCCGGGTGGAACGTGAGGTACGAGATGAACCTGAACAGCGCCACGGGCGACATCGAAGCGAGGATGAGCGCCACGGCCCGGCAGAGCACGGGAATAGACGTGGAGGGGGAGTTCGAGTTCCACAGCCGGCCCCGGGATGCCGCCGTGACCGCGCCGGAAGTGCGCTCTCTGCTTGTGGATCTGAGGCCGAAGGAGGAGGTAAATCGTTATTCTGACGCTCTCATGGCTCCGACGGCCGCGGCGGACGTCATGAAATCCTCCGGGCTGTCCCGCTCTCTTTCCGGTCCGGAGGTTCTCTCCACTCTGACGGATGTGACGGTCAGGGGGCGGGGCAGAGTCGAGGGCGACAGCAACCCGACCCGGGTGGCGCTGGGGGCTTTCGGGCTGAAGAGCGCCCCTCTCCTGGTGGTCATTCCCGAACGTCACAGAGAGGCCTGGGTTGTGGCCAGCCTGGACGCTCTGCCGCCGGCCTTTCTGCCGGGCAGCGCGGAACTGGCGGTGGACGGCGCAGCGACGGGACGCGCCCGGCTCTCCGACTCCATCGGGGGCCGCATGAAAATTCCCTTCGGCATGACCCCCCGGCTCACCTCCAAAAGGGAAAGGTACGCGCAAAAAACGGGAAGCACCTGGACGGGCACGGGCGTTCTGGACGACGGCTACACCCTTGAAATCACCAGCGCTCTGGACTCGGAGCGCGAAATTTCGGTTTACGACCGCCTTCCTCTGCCCGCCAGCGATAAAATTGTCCTTGAGGTGAAAAAAATCGATCCGGAGCCCTCGGAGCGGGACAGGGAAAACCGGCTTCTGTGGAAGATGAAGATCGCGCCGGGCGAGACCAGACGCGTCACCGTGGAGTACACGCTCCGCTATCCGAAGGAAGAAAAGCTGGACTACATGGAGAGCGGCAACTCCTCCATGTTTTAG